One stretch of Mangifera indica cultivar Alphonso chromosome 9, CATAS_Mindica_2.1, whole genome shotgun sequence DNA includes these proteins:
- the LOC123225428 gene encoding protein GAST1-like, producing the protein MARFLSILLLFVASMLVLHAGKQGAIAGDTTSTLLKAQGNHGTYGTTPGSLHPQECAPKCTYRCSATSYKKPCMFFCQKCCAKCLCVPSGTYGNKQTCPCYNNWKTKRGGPKCP; encoded by the exons ATGGCTAGATTCCTCAGCATTCTCTTACTTTTCGTGGCTTCCATGCTTGTTTTGCATGCTGGAAAGCAG GGTGCTATTGCAGGAGATACAACTTCTACCCTGCTAAAGGCACAAGGCAACCATGGAACg TACGGGACCACACCGGGCAGCCTCCATCCTCAGG AATGTGCTCCAAAATGTACATACAGATGCTCAGCCACATCCTACAAGAAACCATGCATGTTCTTCTGTCAAAAATGCTGCGCAAAGTGTCTGTGTGTGCCCTCTGGCACCTATGGCAACAAGCAAACTTGTCCTTGCTACAATAATTGGAAGACCAAGAGAGGAGGCCCCAAGTGCCCCtga
- the LOC123225073 gene encoding pseudouridine-5'-phosphate glycosidase-like produces the protein MASKALSRLSSLHNHLSPKGLVKLSPDVSEALSNGEAVVALESTIISHGMPYPQNLETAKTVEAIVRENGAVPATIAILDGVPCIGLSIEELERLARLGSRAQKTARRDIAHVVATRGNGATTVSATMFFASMVGIPVFVTGGIGGVHRYGEQTMDISSDLTELGRTPVAVISAGVKSILDIPRTLEYLETQGVCVAAYKTHEFPAFFTETSGCKVPCRVDSPQECARLIDANLKLKLGSGILIAVPIPKEHSASGNLIESAIQTALREAREKNITGNAETPFLLARVNELTRGVSLSSNIALVKNNALVGAKIAAALSQLRQHCS, from the exons ATGGCATCAAAAGCTCTCTCAAGATTGTCCAGTCTTCACAATCATTTGAGCCCTAAA GGTTTAGTGAAGCTTTCTCCAGACGTGAGTGAAGCTCTATCCAATGGAGAAGCTGTTGTTGCTCTTGAATCTACCATTATCTCCCATG GGATGCCATATCCTCAAAATTTGGAAACTGCAAAGACGGTGGAGGCAATTGTCAGGGAGAATGGAGCAGTTCCTGCAACGATTGCTATTTTAGATGGCGTGCCATGTATAG GTTTGAGTATTGAAGAACTGGAAAGGCTTGCTAGGTTAGGAAGTAGAGCACAAAAGACAGCTCGGAGGGACATTGCTCATGTT GTGGCTACCAGAGGGAATGGTGCAACTACTGTTTCTGCAACAATGTTTTTTGCTTCAATG GTTGGCATCCCTGTATTTGTTACTGGGGGAATTGGAGGTGTACACCGGTATGGAGAGCAGA CAATGGATATATCCTCAGATCTTACAGAGCTTGGAAGAACTCCAGTAGCTGTCATCTCTGCTGGTGTAAAGTCCATTTTAGATATTCCGAGGACCCTTGAGTATTTG GAAACTCAGGGAGTTTGTGTTGCTGCCTATAAGACTCATGAGTTCCCAGCTTTTTTCACTGAAACTAGTGGCTGCAAG GTGCCTTGTCGTGTCGATAGCCCACAAGAATGTGCTCGGTTAATAG ATGCAAACCTAAAACTTAAGCTTGGATCTGGAATCTTGATTGCTGTTCCAATACCAAAAGAACACTCAGCTTCTGGAAACTTAATTGAGTCAGCAATCCAGACTGCCCTTAGAGAAGCAAG GGAAAAGAACATAACAGGAAATGCTGAGACTCCATTTTTGCTTGCAAGAGTGAATGAATTAACCAGAGGAGTGTCACTCTCTTCAA aCATTGCACTTGTGAAAAATAATGCTCTTGTTGGCGCTAAGATTGCCGCAGCTCTTTCCCAGCTTAGACAACATTGTAGTTAA